A window of the Virgibacillus pantothenticus genome harbors these coding sequences:
- a CDS encoding glycyl-radical enzyme activating protein translates to MIKNKTGTIFDLQRFSVHDGPGIRTIVFFKGCPLRCEWCCNPESQHFNRQLMVLTENCIDCRLCEPVCPVGAISFTPGVTIDRDKCIDCGKCANVCFSGALTMTGKEMTVEELIRELRKDEIHYRKSNGGITLSGGEALAQPDFAAELLQACQREGWHTAIETAAFSSKEALEKVLPHLDLVLLDIKHANSVKHYKHIGQPNDLILKNAQIIANYPNVELSIRVPVIPKFNDTPEEIAEIAMIAKKLGDIKMVHLLPYHGYGANKYASLDNDYKMENTEPPSDKKMNILKELVEGMELSCKIGG, encoded by the coding sequence ATGATAAAGAATAAAACAGGAACTATTTTTGACTTACAACGCTTTTCAGTTCATGATGGTCCTGGAATAAGGACGATTGTATTTTTTAAAGGATGTCCCTTAAGATGTGAATGGTGCTGTAACCCAGAGAGTCAACATTTTAATCGCCAATTAATGGTTCTTACTGAAAATTGCATTGATTGCAGACTATGTGAGCCCGTTTGTCCAGTAGGAGCTATTTCCTTTACACCTGGAGTAACCATTGATCGTGATAAATGCATAGATTGTGGGAAGTGTGCCAATGTATGTTTTAGCGGAGCTTTAACCATGACTGGGAAAGAAATGACCGTAGAGGAACTCATAAGAGAACTTAGAAAAGACGAAATACATTACCGCAAATCAAATGGAGGTATTACGTTATCTGGTGGAGAAGCATTGGCCCAGCCTGATTTCGCCGCGGAGTTATTACAAGCGTGTCAGCGAGAAGGGTGGCATACCGCGATTGAAACAGCTGCTTTTTCAAGTAAAGAGGCGTTAGAGAAAGTTCTTCCCCATCTTGATTTAGTGTTACTGGATATAAAACATGCAAATAGTGTGAAACACTATAAACATATTGGGCAACCGAATGATCTTATTCTAAAGAATGCACAAATAATTGCTAACTACCCTAATGTAGAATTATCCATTCGAGTTCCAGTAATCCCAAAATTTAATGATACACCTGAGGAAATAGCGGAGATTGCTATGATCGCAAAAAAATTAGGTGATATAAAGATGGTTCATTTACTTCCTTATCATGGTTATGGTGCGAATAAATACGCTTCTCTGGATAATGATTATAAGATGGAAAACACGGAGCCGCCATCAGATAAAAAAATGAACATATTAAAGGAATTGGTAGAAGGAATGGAACTGAGCTGTAAAATTGGCGGATAA